In Candidatus Margulisiibacteriota bacterium, one genomic interval encodes:
- a CDS encoding IS3 family transposase, with protein sequence MTAVELINEARANGCRLKPACDELNISVRTYQRWTQEGEVKRDQRPLVERPTPKNKLTEEERKEIIETVNKPEYADLAPSQIVPKLADEGRYIASEATIYKVLKEEKMNAHRGRTSPPVKRETPTHIATAPNQVWTWDITWLNAFIKGQYYKLYLIIDMFSRLIVAYEVWEEEKAELAERLVRKATLSQGIAGRPLVLHSDNGSPMKAATFQATLEKLGVQSSFSRPRVSNDNPYSEALFKTMKYRPQYPFKGFKSLEEARRWVGKFVKWYNHDHLHSGINFITPYQRHYGLDKKIMENRIKVYEEAKAKHPERWSKDIRNWTLPEYVSLNPISEEEAKKVIG encoded by the coding sequence GCCTGTGACGAACTAAATATCAGCGTCCGAACATACCAAAGATGGACACAAGAAGGAGAAGTAAAAAGAGATCAAAGACCATTAGTAGAAAGGCCAACCCCTAAAAATAAACTAACGGAAGAAGAACGTAAAGAAATAATTGAAACAGTTAATAAGCCTGAATATGCAGATTTAGCACCATCACAAATAGTTCCCAAATTAGCTGATGAGGGTAGATATATAGCCTCAGAAGCAACTATCTACAAAGTCTTAAAAGAAGAAAAAATGAATGCTCACAGAGGTAGAACTAGTCCACCAGTAAAAAGGGAAACACCAACACATATAGCTACAGCTCCAAACCAGGTATGGACTTGGGATATAACTTGGTTAAATGCATTTATCAAAGGACAATACTACAAACTTTATCTAATAATAGACATGTTCAGCAGACTAATAGTTGCTTATGAAGTTTGGGAGGAAGAAAAGGCTGAACTTGCAGAGCGCCTAGTAAGAAAGGCTACTTTATCACAAGGAATAGCCGGCAGACCATTAGTATTACATTCTGATAATGGTAGTCCCATGAAAGCAGCAACATTTCAAGCAACACTAGAGAAACTAGGAGTACAAAGTTCATTTTCAAGACCAAGAGTAAGCAATGACAACCCATACTCGGAGGCGCTGTTTAAAACGATGAAATATAGACCCCAATATCCATTTAAAGGCTTTAAAAGCTTAGAAGAAGCCAGAAGATGGGTGGGGAAATTTGTAAAATGGTACAATCATGACCATTTACATAGTGGAATCAATTTTATAACCCCATATCAAAGACACTATGGTCTAGATAAAAAGATTATGGAAAACCGTATTAAAGTATATGAGGAAGCCAAAGCAAAGCATCCAGAAAGATGGTCAAAAGATATTAGAAATTGGACATTGCCTGAATATGTATCACTAAATCCTATTAGTGAAGAAGAAGCAAAAAAAGTTATTGGGTAA